The following proteins are co-located in the Macadamia integrifolia cultivar HAES 741 chromosome 3, SCU_Mint_v3, whole genome shotgun sequence genome:
- the LOC122073147 gene encoding acetylornithine deacetylase-like, which yields MGSAKELLGQLDKDSFVALLSKLIGESKYVQNNPPELIPEEDRVARHVLDALLPYSTTTGGGPLIVNHVTYVQGRGNVIAEYPGIVPGKILSFVGCHMDVVTANTDEWDFDPFSLSIDGDRLCGRGTTDCLGHVALVTELMRRLGETKPKLNSTVVAVFIANEENSSISGVGVDELVKHGLLNKLKQGPLYWIDTADKQPCIGTGGMIAWKLKTTGKLFHSGLAHKAVNPLELSMEALKEIQLRFYRDFPPHPKEQVYKFATPSTMKPTQWSYPGGGINQIPYECTISGDVRLTPFYNATDVRAKLQEYVDDINANIETLDTQGPVSKYVLPEENIRGRLTISFDDDMMSGVACDLDSRGFRVLCKATEEVVGYVKPYSITGSLPLIRELQDEGFDVQTAGYGM from the exons ATGGGTTCTGCGAAAGAGCTACTGGGCCAGCTTGACAAGGACTCCTTTGTCGCTCTCCTTTCTAAGCTCATCGGAGAATCAAAATATGTTCAGAACAACCCACCAGAGTTGATTCCAGAAGAAGACAGAGTGGCCAGGCACGTCTTGGACGCTCTCCTCCCTTACAGCACCACCACTGGTGGAGGACCCTTGATTGTGAACCATGTCACCTATGTTCAGGGCAGAGGAAACGTTATTGCCGAGTATCCTGGAATTGTTCCAGGCAAGATCTTGTCCTTTGTTGGTTGTCACATGGACGTCGTCACTGCTAACACTGATGAATGG GATTTTGATCCTTTCTCTTTGAGTATTGATGGAGATAGGCTTTGTGGCCGTGGAACAACTGATTGTTTGGGTCATGTCGCTTTGGTGACTGAGCTAATGCGGAGGCTGGGGGAGACAAAACCAAAGTTGAACTCAACCGTGGTTGCAGTTTTTATAGCGAATGAAGAGAATTCGTCAATTTCAGGGGTTGGTGTGGATGAGCTTGTCAAACATGGGTTGCTTAATAAGCTCAAACAAGGCCCTCT ATATTGGATTGACACTGCCGACAAACAACCTTGCATTGGCACTGGTGGTATGATAGCTTGGAAACTTAAAACAACTGGAAAGCTTTTCCATAGTGGTCTAGCTCACAAG GCTGTTAATCCTTTGGAATTATCAATGGAAGCACTTAAAGAGATTCAGCTACGATTCTACAGAGATTTTCCTCCCCATCCTAAGGAACAGGTCTATAAGTTTGCAACCCCATCAACCATGAAACCAACTCAGTGGAGCT ATCCAGGAGGTGGAATCAATCAGATCCCCTATGAGTGTACAATCTCCGGAGATGTCAG GTTAACTCCTTTCTACAA TGCGACAGACGTAAGGGCGAAGTTGCAGgaatatgtagatgatatcaatGCCAACATAGAGACGCTAGACACGCAAGGTCCAGTTTCAAAATATGTCCTCCCAGAAGAAAATATTAGGGGAAG ACTTACAATCAGTTTTGATGATGACATGATGTCTGGAGTTGCTTGTGATCTTGATTCTCGTGGCTTCCGTGTGTTGTGTAAAGCAACTGAAGAAGTAGTTGGTTATGTAAAACCTTACTCAATCACTGGGAGCTTGCCGCTGATTCGAGAATTGCAG GATGAAGGCTTTGATGTTCAAACTGCAGGATATGGTATGTGA